One region of Alcanivorax sediminis genomic DNA includes:
- the dnaX gene encoding DNA polymerase III subunit gamma/tau, which translates to MSYQVLARKYRPRTFDELVGQEHVSRALMHALDQDRLHHAYLFTGTRGVGKTTIARILSRCLNCEQGVSARPCGVCPTCQEINEGRFVDLIEVDAASRTKVEDTRELLDNVQYAPTRGRYKVYLIDEVHMLSAHSFNALLKTLEEPPPHVKFLLATTDPQKLPVTVLSRCLQFSLKALPPEQIAGHLKTLLDKEMIRYDEPALLALGKAAQGSMRDALSLTDQAISFGGEQLGSEAVNAMLGTVDRNHVLTLLVALAEQEPAGVLKALAGVCEHSPGELALLDELISQLHQIAVCQAVPGAADDTLTQLAAALTAEQIQLYYDVALRGRRDLQDAPDTRAALEMLLLRMVLFTPKGVLPAQGGGAAPVKKPESQAPSAPADGLPDLRALLETPKPAVAAQSPAPVATPAAAQQPEPQPQAVSTATASHSSPGDDTPPWEEDVPPWEDAPSVQASSPEREPPADRQEPEGQTRTAPPVTQTAEPAAPAQEPEAPLAPLPEPTNEAEVATWWAALLLRLDLDGTVRNIARNAVLVSREQHIWTLRISTGHQVLVNRERLDELSAALENYFQRRIQVQVEYEQRAGDTPELMAEARRQAILADAIHTLHQDAVVQQLVGRFDGRLDEESVAPKETVE; encoded by the coding sequence ATGAGTTATCAGGTTCTTGCCCGGAAATACCGCCCCCGTACCTTTGATGAACTGGTCGGGCAGGAGCACGTCTCGCGGGCACTGATGCACGCGCTGGATCAGGATCGCCTGCACCACGCCTACCTGTTTACCGGTACCCGCGGGGTGGGCAAGACCACCATTGCACGAATCTTGTCCCGCTGCCTGAACTGCGAGCAGGGCGTCAGTGCCCGGCCCTGTGGCGTATGCCCGACTTGTCAGGAAATCAACGAAGGGCGCTTCGTGGACCTGATCGAGGTGGATGCGGCCAGCCGCACCAAGGTGGAAGATACCCGCGAGCTGCTCGACAACGTCCAGTACGCGCCGACACGGGGGCGCTACAAGGTGTACCTGATTGATGAGGTGCACATGCTTTCGGCGCATTCTTTCAATGCGCTGCTGAAAACGCTGGAAGAGCCGCCGCCCCACGTGAAGTTCCTGCTGGCGACCACTGATCCGCAAAAGCTGCCGGTGACGGTGCTGTCCCGCTGTCTGCAGTTCAGCCTCAAGGCGTTGCCACCGGAGCAGATTGCAGGTCATCTCAAGACGCTGCTCGACAAGGAAATGATCCGTTACGATGAGCCTGCCCTGCTGGCCCTTGGCAAGGCGGCGCAAGGTTCCATGCGTGATGCGCTCAGCCTGACGGACCAGGCCATTTCGTTCGGTGGTGAGCAGCTAGGCAGCGAGGCCGTGAATGCCATGCTGGGCACCGTGGATCGCAACCATGTGCTGACTCTGCTGGTGGCGCTGGCGGAGCAAGAGCCTGCGGGTGTGCTCAAGGCGCTGGCTGGGGTGTGTGAACACAGCCCCGGTGAACTGGCGCTGCTGGACGAGCTGATCAGCCAGTTGCACCAGATTGCAGTATGCCAGGCCGTTCCCGGTGCGGCGGATGACACCCTGACCCAACTGGCCGCCGCCCTCACCGCTGAGCAGATACAACTTTATTATGATGTGGCCTTGCGTGGCCGCCGGGATCTGCAGGATGCCCCGGATACCCGGGCAGCGCTGGAAATGTTGTTGCTGCGGATGGTGCTGTTTACTCCGAAAGGTGTACTGCCCGCCCAGGGGGGCGGTGCTGCCCCGGTAAAAAAGCCTGAATCGCAGGCACCGTCAGCCCCGGCTGACGGATTGCCTGACTTGCGTGCGCTGCTGGAGACGCCCAAGCCTGCGGTAGCGGCCCAGTCGCCTGCCCCAGTGGCAACGCCCGCCGCGGCACAACAGCCTGAGCCACAGCCACAGGCCGTTTCAACCGCTACCGCGAGCCATTCATCCCCTGGGGACGACACTCCACCGTGGGAAGAGGATGTGCCGCCCTGGGAAGATGCGCCGTCCGTTCAGGCCTCATCGCCAGAGCGGGAGCCGCCGGCTGACCGACAAGAGCCAGAAGGGCAGACCCGGACCGCACCGCCAGTGACCCAGACGGCGGAGCCCGCAGCGCCGGCTCAAGAGCCTGAGGCTCCGTTGGCGCCCCTGCCGGAGCCCACCAATGAAGCCGAAGTGGCCACCTGGTGGGCAGCGTTGTTGCTGCGGCTCGACCTTGACGGCACTGTGCGCAATATCGCTCGTAATGCGGTATTGGTGAGCCGTGAACAACATATCTGGACACTTCGTATCAGCACCGGTCACCAGGTTCTGGTAAACCGCGAACGCCTGGATGAACTCTCCGCCGCCCTTGAAAATTACTTCCAGCGCCGCATCCAGGTGCAAGTGGAGTACGAGCAGCGGGCCGGGGATACCCCCGAATTGATGGCCGAGGCCAGACGTCAGGCAATCCTGGCCGATGCAATTCACACCCTTCATCAGGATGCCGTCGTGCAGCAGTTGGTGGGCCGGTTCGACGGACGCCTGGACGAAGAGAGTGTTGCCCCGAAAGAGACAGTGGAATAG
- a CDS encoding YbaB/EbfC family nucleoid-associated protein: MDFDINSLMQQAQAMQEKMKKMQDEAANAEVTGEAGAGLVKVVMNGRHDVKSVNVDASLMSEDKELLEDLLAAAVNDAVRRVEKQQQDNMQNMAGDFPFPPGFKL, translated from the coding sequence ATGGACTTTGATATCAACTCTCTCATGCAGCAGGCGCAGGCCATGCAAGAGAAGATGAAGAAAATGCAGGACGAGGCCGCCAATGCGGAAGTGACCGGTGAAGCCGGTGCCGGTCTGGTCAAGGTGGTCATGAATGGTCGCCATGACGTGAAATCCGTCAACGTGGATGCCTCGCTGATGAGCGAAGACAAAGAGTTGCTGGAGGACCTGTTAGCCGCCGCCGTCAACGATGCGGTACGCCGGGTGGAAAAACAGCAGCAGGACAACATGCAGAATATGGCCGGTGATTTCCCGTTCCCGCCAGGTTTCAAACTCTAG
- the recR gene encoding recombination mediator RecR produces the protein MKHAPLVDQLIHAFTCLPGVGPRSAQRMAYALLDRGREQGRRLGDALHAAMDGVQHCQRCRNYAEAELCPICESAKRDSSLICIVATPADVLAFEQSGEYMGQYFVLMGELSPLDGIGPRELGLDVLEQRLQGGEIRELILATGTTVEGEATAHYILDLAQDAGVQVTRIAQGVPMGGDLEFVDGATLAQALRARRPFGS, from the coding sequence GTGAAGCACGCGCCTCTGGTTGACCAGCTGATACATGCCTTTACCTGTCTGCCGGGTGTCGGCCCTCGCTCTGCCCAACGCATGGCTTATGCCTTGCTGGATCGGGGCAGGGAGCAGGGACGCCGGCTGGGTGATGCCCTCCATGCCGCCATGGACGGGGTGCAGCATTGCCAGCGTTGCCGCAATTATGCGGAAGCCGAGCTGTGCCCTATTTGTGAAAGCGCCAAGCGCGACAGTTCGCTGATCTGTATTGTGGCGACCCCCGCGGATGTCCTTGCTTTCGAGCAATCCGGTGAATACATGGGGCAGTACTTCGTGCTGATGGGCGAGCTCTCGCCGCTGGATGGTATTGGTCCCCGCGAACTGGGCCTGGATGTGCTGGAACAGCGCCTGCAGGGTGGCGAAATCCGCGAATTGATCCTTGCCACCGGCACTACGGTTGAAGGCGAAGCCACCGCCCATTACATCCTCGACCTTGCCCAGGACGCAGGCGTGCAGGTGACCCGCATTGCCCAGGGCGTACCCATGGGCGGTGATCTTGAGTTCGTGGATGGCGCCACCCTGGCTCAGGCGCTTCGTGCCCGCAGGCCATTCGGCAGCTGA